Proteins found in one Panicum hallii strain FIL2 chromosome 4, PHallii_v3.1, whole genome shotgun sequence genomic segment:
- the LOC112890483 gene encoding putative cyclin-dependent kinase F-2: MSAAAAEVETVAASMTDTVATRLAAICDMIHAHRASGTPISARRAAAISAMIDDVAATAAEGRPRAFRRKRRMASARGYKQEGRRLGQQGGRGAVIVRASHRATGRAVAVKSLHRRSGGSYVGDVLRKACFAAAGGGHPSLVTFRTVARKPGTTDYSIVMDYVGPSLRAVMGDRGGRPFPEAEVRRIMRQLLAGPTTSSSATAAPSRSATMGAEKDPPCYDPAGTCAYVAPEVLVKSADHGALVDAWSLGCVMAELLTGKPPFVGEDEAHQLFKIFDVLGVPCRSAWQALKPQVHDGKAQLWRARQQRRVGRRNRRRELVPEETLSGEGFQVLKGLLSCDPEK; the protein is encoded by the exons atgtccgccgccgccgccgaagttGAGACTGTTGCCGCCTCCATGACTGACACTGTCGCCACCCGGCTCGCGGCCATCTGCGACATGATCCATGCGCACCGCGCCTCCGGGACGCCGATCAGCGCCAGGcgagccgccgccatctccgcgATGATCGACGAcgtcgccgccaccgccgccgaggGGAGGCCGAGGGCGTTCAGGCGGAAGCGTCGGATGGCCAGCGCCCGCGGGTACAAGCAGGAGGGCCGCAGGCTCGGCCAGCagggcgggcgcggcgccgtCATCGTCAGGGCGAGCCACCGCGCCACgggccgcgccgtcgccgtcaAGTCCCTCCACCGCAGGAGCGGCGGGAGCTACGTCGGCGACGTCCTGCGCAAGGCCTGcttcgcggcggccggcgggggtCACCCCTCGCTCGTCACGTTCCGCACCGTCGCGCGCAAGCCCGGCACCACGGACTACTCCATCGTCATGGACTACGTCGGGCCGAGCCTCAGGGCAGTCATGGGTGACCGCGGCGGCCGGCCGTTCCCGGAGGCCGAGGTGCGCCGCATCATGCGGCAGCTGCTGGCCG GCCCGACAACATCCtcgtcggcgacggcggcgccgtcAAGATCTGCAACTATGGGCGCCGAGAAGGACCCGCCGTGCTACGACCCGGCCGGGACGTGCGCTTACGTCGCGCCGGAGGTGCTGGTGAAGAGCGCCGACCACGGCGCGCTCGTGGACGCGTGGTCGCTCGGCTGCGTGATGGCGGAGCTCCTCACCGGGAAGCCGCCGTTCGTGGGGGAGGACGAGGCGCACCAGCTCTTCAAGATCTTCGACGTGCTCGGCGTGCCGTGCAGGAGTGCGTGGCAGGCACTGAAGCCCCAGGTCCACGACGGCAAGGCGCAGCTGTGGCGAGCGCGGCAGCAGCGGCGAGTGGGGCGCCGTAACCGGCGGCGCGAGCTGGTCCCGGAGGAGACGCTGTCAGGCGAAGGTTTTCAGGTCCTGAAAGGGCTCTTGTCGTGCGATCCCGAGAAGTGA
- the LOC112890816 gene encoding protein FATTY ACID EXPORT 1, chloroplastic-like has product MAAAQIWGSAAPATARRWLVPPSARILRFAPLAPSAVPASLRRRAFDGLAAGAAYKPLTTMCTKADYSTPVDSITATELAIEEPAIVSPANEEINTAQEVASQHKCAKIHDFCLGIPFGGFLFSMGLIGFLFWRTPASLTFGVAPGLAVLALGVLSLKVWRSGKSSLPFILAQAGVAAAVAWKHCQAYTTTKKLLPWGFYAALSVAMICFYSYVLLAGGNPPPKKAKAAA; this is encoded by the exons atggcggcggctcAGATCTGGGGATCCGccgcgccggcgacggcgaggcggtGGCTGGTCCCGCCCAGCGCCCGGATCCTCCGCTTCGCGCCGCTGGCCCCGTCTGCCGTCCCGGCGTCGCTTCGGCGGCGAGCGTTCGATGGCCTTGCCGCTGGTGCCGCGTACAAG CCATTGACTACAATGTGCACGAAGGCAGACTATAGCACCCCTGTTGATTCTATTACTGCTACAGAGCTAGCCATTGAAGAGCCAGCCATTGTGTCACCTGCTAATGAAGAGATAAATACAGCGCAGGAGGTTGCTTCTCAGCACAAGTGTGCAAAAATACACGACTTTTGCCTAGGGATCCCTTTTG GTGGATTTCTGTTTTCTATGGGCCTTATTGGATTTCTATTTTGGAGGACTCCTGCGAGTCTTACTTTTGGTGTCGCACCTGGCCTTGCTGTATTAGCCCTTGGCGTGCTTAGCCTTAAGGTTTGGAGGAGTGGAAAATCCAGCTTGCCATTCATACTGGCGCAAGCAG GTGTTGCTGCAGCGGTAGCATGGAAACACTGTCAGGCATACACCACA ACGAAGAAGCTGCTTCCCTGGGGCTTCTATGCTGCACTCAG TGTTGCGATGATCTGCTTCTACTCCTACGTTCTCCTTGCTGGAGGGAATCCGCCTCCAAAGAAGGCAAAAGCTGCTGCTTGA